The Larus michahellis chromosome 14, bLarMic1.1, whole genome shotgun sequence genomic sequence ATCTTTTCTCATTAATGGCGTAAATTAATTTTTTGAGGAATGTATGGCATTTGTAGCTAGCCCATTTTACACTTCACTTTTAAATCTCAAATCTcttttatggttggactcaatcttaagggtcttttccaacctaaatgattctgtaattctctgTTAAAGTCtcagaaaacccccaaacaactGACCTCCTTATCATTTCATATGCTATTTATTCCAGGCAGATTTCCACATGCTTACACAGCTATTCTAATTCCTCAGTAATGCTCTTTCATCACATACCTGCAGTAGGCTCTGAACTGAAGATTATAAAGAAGTCTATCACCCGTGATGTGAAGTCAAAGGCTGTTTGCTGACTGCCATGGACAACAGAGATACTGTGCCGGTCACCATAGCTAGCCCGGGGCATCCCTCCTTGGAATATAATGTAAGGAAGCCTTAAGAGAAAGACAGAGTTAGAGTGGTGTATGTTGAAGTAAGGAGTAAGCAAAATTTCAAAGACATGAGGCAAGTCAAACTTCGACAAAAAATTCTTATTATGTTACTCTAAAGGGCTCTTACAATATTGCACACTGCACCGTGACTGACTGTTTAAATGACTTTAAACAGGTGAGACACCACGGACTTACCCATTTTTCGTTGTCTGCCAATAGATCTTGGAGATGGCCTTGCAAGGAAAAGGACCTAAGAGAATAGAGTTATTTGCCATAATTCAAGAAGTGCATCTTTATATTAAGAAGTTTATTATTCTGCTTCACCTAGGTCACCTCAGCCTCCAAGTCAAGGGGAGCCACCTGAATTAGtaggcaccaccaccacctccccagacCAAGCCACATCAGACAACAAGTCTTCTGGGACACATTGACCACAGTACTCCTCAGCAAAACAAGGCTTAGACTCAGGGTAAGTTTTGAACTACATTGCCGATGGCTAACAGGGAGTGGAAGTGCTGTTGTAGAAGCTGATTAACTAGAAAGGATTGTTAAACACACAGACATTCCTGAAACTAATGTAAAGGTGATAGAGCTTTAGAAGCTTCTATATGCTTAAAAAGATGAGGTCATCCCCATTGGATGGGTTTCAGCAAATCAGAGGCATCATTTCATCACTGCTCAGGTCAACAAAAAGTACACTTAGCTCACTATTAATTACAGAAGATCCAAGCAACTCCTGCTGAACAGAACACTTGAACTAAAACAAAGAGCTGAATCACCAAAACCCTCCTTCATAAAGGACATAAATTAGTGTCAACACATTTTCTCTCCATATTCAGGACAGACCTCAACATTGTAAAGGAGTTTAAAAtccaagaccaaaaaaaaaaaaaaaaaaaaagagtgaaatccCTTAAGTCTAGGCTCACAATCCTTTCAAAAGGTAGCTCTGCATTTTGCCGTTAGAATTAAACAGTGGCGAGAACACAACTTAAGtgtcccagacaagctcaaaacGAGTTTGCATTTAGATGAATACGCAACCATTAAACCTCACTTACTGACCATAAGGCACAAGGTTTTCCAGAGGCTCAGGCTGCCTGTTGTCGCTGGATACTGGCCACTGGGTGTAACTTCCATCGTAGTGACAACTAATGAATTTACTGCCATCCCTCTGCCAGTAGAGGTTCTCCAGTTGCTGAAGAGAAAGACATACAATGACAGCTCTCCAGAGGGCTGttaacccccccaaaaccaacacattctTACTAAAAAAGAAGCCTTATCTGGCTCTCCCTGCACCTACTTGTCTTCAGGTGCCCTGAGAGGAGagcccttcctcctctgctgaacTGACTCTGGATTGAATTAATACCTGGCTGCCCAGGAAATGGTGTGTCACTTTGTTATTCTGCAGGTCCCAGAGGACAATCAAGCCCCTGCTATATCCAATTAGGATCTGGTCAGGGTTCTTAGGATGTTCCCGAAGAGCTTCCACCAGTTCACATGATCGCCTGTTACAATAATCTTCCGGTACCCTACAGAAGtagaaaaccaagaaaagttTATTCCATAACCTAATATGACTGTAATAATACTTAAGGTATAAGAATGAGAAATTAAGCAACAAAAAGTTCAAACAGATGAGAATAAGTAAAGTCTTTCCAAAAATCCTTCAACCAGCAGAAAAATTTTATGTAAGACATCACACCAGGCCTGACACATGAACATGCATCCAGTCCcattttcttcagggaaaacCCAAGGTTTACAATGAATTCCAGGACTGCATCCCAGGAGTATAAAGACAGTCCAAATCACCCACCCTATTCTCATGCGGCCCTTACAGAATAAAGGTAACATGGAAATGTTGGTAGGAAGCAACAATGATATGAATTAGGACAGTTTTTAGCAGCACTTGACTCTCCAGAGTGACAAGATCCTCATTTGGACAAAGCAGTCTCAGAAGTTCTGCcaatagtcaaaaaaaaaaaaaagggggtaatTACAGCTAAGCATAACAATTTTTGCAAAAGTAAACAAAAGGGACAGAGCAGAAGGTTTGCAGATTTACTCCAAGTGTCTCCTGCATAGTTCTGCCTATATGCTATACCTCCACAGTGGCAGTACTGGGTTGATCAGGACAGAAACTGTTACTTAACACATACCAGGACGAAAAGTTACTTTCACAGGAGTCATGCAGATTTGGACAATGCTTAACACAACAGAGAGGCCCCAGTACATAATCTAGGGTGACATTTTAACAAAGGATATGCCTGCTAATGGGATTCCACCTCTACACAGCAGTGCCTGTTTGCTCACTCACCGCTGCAGCACAGCCTCAGAGGTTATGGTCCTGTCCTCTAGCACTCTGAATGATGGAAGCTCCACTACAAAGATGTTGCCACTCTCTGTGCCAAGATACAGGACTTCCCGTGAGGAATGGGGAAGGACAGCTGTTATCTGCGTGGCACTCGGTGGTGACCTGGGGAGGCAAAGAGACTTGTCAACGGCATGCAAAAGACTATCGCTACTGAACTTGAGAGAACTAACAACTCAACAGCAATATTTTGAGCCAGGCATAATTtctttgaagaaggaaaacaCTAGTTTGAAGATAAATTATGTCAGAAGACTTTTGAGCAGTGCGTGGACAAAGACCCTGGCACCTTTTTACAGAAGCCTCTCTTATTAAGTGTCCCCACAGGAGCTAAAATTAGCTCACTCAAAACTGGCAAACAATATTTTAAACTCTGACTTAAGGGATGCTTAGATTTACTTAACATTTACAGCTCCTGTACACACAGAAGCGGATgcacaacattaaaaaaatatatcatccCTTACATCAGTACAACACACCAAAAATGTGGTCTCCCGGGCCCTAGCCAATATCCGTTTGGTTTCCATGGGTGCCCCTTTAATGGATTCACAGGAGCAAGAGTCTGTAAGAACAGGACAAACTCTAGCTAGAATAGCAGAATTTTCTTACTTGCTTATCCCCAAACTAGCTCAAAAACACTCTTCCAGATTACCCAGGTGGCCCTTTCAATGTGAAGCGGTGCTCCTCCCGCAGCTCAGATGCTCCACTGTGCTGCTTCAAACTCCAGAGATGCAAGCTGTTATCATCTAGCAATGTCACCAGCTGGCactacaaaaccacaaaacaaggttttttttcagaatcacaATATTAAATGTAACACAGTAAATCTAGCAATAAAGTTGCTGCTGTTCATAATTCTCTGCTAAAACAGCACTGAGGAGCCAGACATGGTTCTTCATAGCAGTGGGTATATACTGCAGCAATGCTGTTAGCTAACAGCGAGGGATGGTCGGGGGAGACACGAAGTAGCCTAAGGGCTGAAAACCCTCTTACATAGGACAAAGGCACAGGTTATCACTGAGGGGGATGACAAGGCTTTAGGCTCTTGAAAGAGATCAGCCTGTGCTGTAAAGCtgagccaggcagctgcaggctgttAGCTCACCACCTTCTCGCTCAGCATGGTTTGCTGAAACACACCCCAGCTTTGGGTGGGGCTGATACAGTCTACTACACCACACTCCTTGCATTCTTCATGTCCAACCTCATTCTGGAGGGTTGTGTCAGAGTCCTTTTatgagcccagccctgctggctggATGTTCAAATTGAAGCATTTTACCTGCTGAAGCCACACCTGGTGAAACACTCCCCATGGGAGTTTCAGCTTATACCATTAGTTAAGCAAACAGACACCCAAAACCACCTCAAGAATTAAATCCCTCTCATAGAGAGGCCACTCATGCTATACTGGGGGCATCAGGCAAGAAAGTATGTGGCCAAGACACCAATCTGCCAGTCAAGGGAAGGGAAAGTGGTTAGACAGCCACCAGACATttggaaaattgtgccttcttaTTTTTAGTTTGTGGCAATAACTGTTCAGCAATCCCCAGGAGCAAGATTCAATACCCCAAAACACAAAGGCAACAAGCTTAACAGCGGGTGAGGTCACCAGTACTATTCTGAACTTCTGAAAGTAATTAAATCAGTTCAGCAGCAGCTACTGTTCTATCTGTTCTGCAGAAGAAAGACCACTCAGTCCTACTGAAAGAATAGGGGCTGCAAAAGGTGAAGGAAGTTCTCACTTCAGCAGCAGATTGTCTGAACTATTTTGGCCTTATTACCATTCCCAATATGTTGCTTGAGATAAATGACTAATAGTTACAAATAAAGCTACTCCTAAGTTTTACTGAGCATCTCCACAGCAACAAGTGCTGCTGAGAGCACAAAATACACTGGGATAAGCATTCCCAACCAAGCAGTGTTTGAATATACTTGGTAATAAGAGCTCAGTCGCCTGGAACAAACTCAACACCTGTTTAAAAGAGGTCTACATAAGTCACAGAGGGACTGAAAATACACTTACCTGATCAGGTATAAAGTGAATCTGCATTACAGTattgttttcttcatgtaaaCCCATGAACTCCACCCCAGGAGCACCATATCTGAAGAATTTGTTGAGGATCTACAGTATTTAAGATGACCCACAGGTACAATTAATAGATAAGAAGCTTGCTAGCAAGCAAGATGAAAAGAGATTAGTTTGAAACCATGTTTTACTGTTAGCAATCTGGACTGAAAAGAACCAATGCAAATCTACTTTGATTTTATATGCTTGTGGGCTGTTACACAGGCTATAGGAGAACACTGAAGTTTACTTCATCCTTTGAGCATATGCAGAAGAGGTTCCTGGACCCTGTTTTTTCT encodes the following:
- the LLGL2 gene encoding LLGL scribble cell polarity complex component 2 isoform X7 — its product is MDFWCQDTTARKMRRFLRPGHDPVRERLKRDLFQFNKTVEHGFPHQPSALGYSPFLRLMAIGTRSGAIKLYGAPGVEFMGLHEENNTVMQIHFIPDQCQLVTLLDDNSLHLWSLKQHSGASELREEHRFTLKGPPGSPPSATQITAVLPHSSREVLYLGTESGNIFVVELPSFRVLEDRTITSEAVLQRVPEDYCNRRSCELVEALREHPKNPDQILIGYSRGLIVLWDLQNNKVTHHFLGSQQLENLYWQRDGSKFISCHYDGSYTQWPVSSDNRQPEPLENLVPYGPFPCKAISKIYWQTTKNGLPYIIFQGGMPRASYGDRHSISVVHGSQQTAFDFTSRVIDFFIIFSSEPTAEFDDPSAMVVLAEEELVVIDLKTAGWPAVHPPYLASLHCSAITCSHHVSNIPLKLWERIISAGSKQNIHYSNMPWPIDGGTNVAPDPPQRDLLLTGHEDGTVRFWDASGVCLHLLYKLSTVRVFLTDADPNDNMNTLGEDEWPPLRKVR